The following DNA comes from Candidatus Peregrinibacteria bacterium.
CTACATTTGATGATGTCTCGAGAACGTTTGTCATAGTTTGAATACCATTGTACTTATCTAAAGCAGTTCGAATGGTAAAGCTACCTACCTGCACGGGTCCATCTTCAAGAAATGTGGTTGTGGGAGTCACCTCTCCCGATTCAATGCCCGCCGCCATAATGAGTGGTTTAAATACAGAACCAGGCTCATATACCTCTTGAATGGTGCGATTTACAAACGCTCCTGGTCCAAGACCGTTTTCATAAATATAAAACTCTGGATCAAATTCCAGTTTCCATGCCTCCTCAAATTCTTCAAAAGTAGCGGGCTGATACCGTCCAAATTTGTCTTTTCGAAAGAGAGGTGTTGTTTTAAAAATCGTCTTTGTATCATCAGGTCCTGTTCTCCTAAGAGTGAGAGCATCTGCATATTCATTTGGATTAAACGATGGTGCATTTGCGAGTGCGAGAATTCTTCCGGTTTTAGGTTCCATGACAATAATCTGACCAGAGTCTGCCTTAAACTTTTTTGTGGATTCTTCAAGCACCTCCTCCACCTTTTTTTGAATAACTCGATCAAGAGTGAGAACAAAACTTACGCCATCTTCTGCATTCTTAATGCTCGTTGGATCAACACTTTTTCCAGAAACATCATTTTCACTTCGAATAGAACCAGTTTTTCCCGAAAGGAGGCGATGAAATTTTCCTTCAATACCATACTGTCCCGTTCCTTCACGGTTTACGAATCCAATTACCTGAGAAGCGAGAGTGTTTTCTGGATAGTATCTCCAATGTTCTGGCACAAGTACCACTCCGCGAAAGTAATCGGGTATGGGGTCTTTGTCGAGTTTTTTGGCAAGAATTTCCGCTTTTGATTGCTGGTAGGTTTCGTAGGAGGCGGTTTTTATTTCTTGAATTTTTTCAGAAACTTCGGGGCGAATTTTATTTTTTAATCGAACATATCGAAGGTCTTTTTGTTGTAAAAGGTTTTCAATATTCTCTGTGGGAACATTGAGAAGGGGGCTGAGTGCAGAGGCAATTTTCATGCGGTCTTGCTTTCCCTGAGGAACTTTTGTCGGATCGGCGTACACGAGAAAAGTTTCCCGAGCAATATCAATTCCGGGAAAACCAAATTTTTCTATAGATTCAAGAGTTTCATCAGAGACATCTCTTCCGAGAAGTACAAAATCGACCTTTTCCCGATTAATACGCCGAAATATCTCAAGAGCATAGGCGGCAACTGCCTCATCTTTTGTCGGAAAAACAACTTCTGGAGGACGATAGTTCTTTGAATCTCCTTCTTTTGGAGCATCTTGCTCTACAATTCGAACGCTTCCTTCTGGGCACAATTTTGGATTTTTAAGGCATGCTTCATGATCTTCATTTGTGTAGAGAAGAGGAGCAAGAGTTTTGGCAACAAGTTTTTTATCTGGAGTAACTTTTGGATCAACATAGACGAGGTCGAGCGTAGTATTTGTGGCAAGCTTTACAAGGGTGTTTGTATTTTGATCTCGTACCAAAATTTCTCCACGACGAGCAGGAATTTCAATAAGACCATTCCGCTGACGCAAGGCACGTTCATAGTATGCTTCTCCAGAAACAACCTGAAGCTCAAAAATCCGAAAGAGAATAATGCCAAAAAGAATTCCCGCTCCAATTTGTGCCGCCAAAAGGCGATTGGGAAAGAATTTTTTGGAGAACGACTGCCGATGGGGTTTTCGTCTTCTCATCGTCAAAAAAGATACCAGTTTCAGACTTTAGATGCCAAAGAATGCATCTGTTTTTTTACTTCTTTTTGGTCACAAAATGACACCCGAGTGATTCTTTTCGTTGACATGCCGCCTGAGCAACAAATGTTGCTACTGCAAGCATATTTTTTGTCTCCGTTCCCGTTGGAGTAAGACGAGCAAGATCTTCTTTTGCCTGTTCTTCCCCTTCGGGACTTCGAATAATACCGAGGTATTTCCAGCAGAGGCGTTGAATCTGTTTTCGAATTTCAGTATCTTCCCGAGTTTCGGGAGTAAAGGGGCGAGTTTCAAAATGTCCAGAGTCATCTGGCGGATGTAATTTGTCTTTTCGTACTTGTTCCTGAAAATCCTCAAAAATAAGACGCGAAAATACGAGACCTTCCAGAAGAGAATTACTCGCAAGTCGATTTGCACCATGAACCCCTGAGCAAGCAACCTCTCCTACTGCAGAGAGTTTTTGAAGCGTTGTTCTTCCTCGAAGATCGGTCATTACTCCTCCACAAAAAAAGTGTGCTGCTGGAAGGATGGGGACAATCTCTTGCTCTGGATTAATGTTGTAAAAAGAAAGTCTCTCCGATACCGAGGGGAAATGTCTTTCCCAGAACGATTGTGGTTTTTCCCGAAGATCAAGATAGACAGGAATTCCCCTCTGCTCCGAAAGAAAAATGCTTCTCGATACTTCATCTCGCGGAAGAAGAGGGTCGCAAACCTCCTCTCCAGTAATGGTGACCAGCTTGGCACCCTCTCCACGAAGCGCCTCTGTCAGGAGAAAAAGTGGTGATTCTTCTGCAGAAAGTGCCGTTGGGTGAAACTGCACAAATTCCATATCTTTTATTTCGGCTCCAGAGCGTCTTGCCATGGCAATGCCGTCGCCAGTACACTCCAGCGGACTTGTTGTTTCCGCATAGATTTGTCCTGCTCCACCGGTGGCAAGCACTACTCGACTTGCAAAAAATCGCTGTACTTCTCCTTTTGATATTGCCTCTACTCCAAAAAGTGCACCATCTCGTATGAGAAAGTCTGAAACAAAGGTTTCTTCTTGAACAAAAATGTGATCATTTTTTCGAACAGCTTCTAAGAGTATTTTCATAATAGATTTTCCGGTGTAATCGTGGACATGCCATATTCGATTTTCAGAATGCCCCCCTTCTCGATGCAATGATTCGGAAAACGAAACACCATATCTCCGAAGAAAATCAAGAGCCTCTTTTGCTCCAAGAGCGAGTGCCTCCACTGCCTTTGTAGTATTATGATGTGCTCCCGCAAAGAGAGTATCTTGAAAATGATCTCGAATATCTATTGTGCTTATCCCAGCGGCAATACCACCCTGTGCAAGCGGACTGGATCCGGAAATCTCTTTTCCCTTTGTGAGCACTGTTACTTTTCCCAGTGTAGAAAGACGAAGTGCTGTAGAAATACCAGCGATACCACTTCCAAGAACAAGGAAATCGGTTTTCATGTTACGGGGATAAAGAGGGTGTCTCTCCTGAAAATGCAGAAAGAGATTCTTCCTTCTGTTTTTCTTCTGAAAAACGAAGAAAAGCCACTGTCCAAATAGCTTCAGAAAAAACAAAGAGAATACCACCTATGTATGATGCGATAACGGTAAAAAAAAGAAGAATACAAAGAGAAAGGAGAAGCCCTATTTTTTCTGAGAGAAAAATTGCAAAAAATCCTGTTCCTCCTATGAGAAGCATGGGGAAAAGAAGTACCAAAAGAATATTCAGAAACACTCGCACTTCCACAAGGAGAAAAAGGAGGAAGACATGAAATATTTTCCAGAAATAGGAAAAAACGAGCTGAAAAGAAAGTAAAACAGATTCGAGGGTGTTTTTCCCTCTCAGTATGATCATTTGCGTTGTAAAAGAGAGTAAAAAGAGAATGACTATGCCCACGACTCCAATCAGAAAAAAGGGAAGAAAAAGAAAATCTCCTCTTTGGGAAAGATACCGAAAAAGAAAAGAAAATTCTGTAAAGAAAGTAATGGGGCTTAGTACTTTTTTGAGAATCGCCATCTCAAAAAGAGGAAGGAATCCAGAAAAAGTTTTTGACACTTCTTTTTCTGACTTTTCTCCTCGCCATATACTAGAAATTTTACGAGTCAATATTGCT
Coding sequences within:
- a CDS encoding penicillin-binding protein 2, which translates into the protein MRRRKPHRQSFSKKFFPNRLLAAQIGAGILFGIILFRIFELQVVSGEAYYERALRQRNGLIEIPARRGEILVRDQNTNTLVKLATNTTLDLVYVDPKVTPDKKLVAKTLAPLLYTNEDHEACLKNPKLCPEGSVRIVEQDAPKEGDSKNYRPPEVVFPTKDEAVAAYALEIFRRINREKVDFVLLGRDVSDETLESIEKFGFPGIDIARETFLVYADPTKVPQGKQDRMKIASALSPLLNVPTENIENLLQQKDLRYVRLKNKIRPEVSEKIQEIKTASYETYQQSKAEILAKKLDKDPIPDYFRGVVLVPEHWRYYPENTLASQVIGFVNREGTGQYGIEGKFHRLLSGKTGSIRSENDVSGKSVDPTSIKNAEDGVSFVLTLDRVIQKKVEEVLEESTKKFKADSGQIIVMEPKTGRILALANAPSFNPNEYADALTLRRTGPDDTKTIFKTTPLFRKDKFGRYQPATFEEFEEAWKLEFDPEFYIYENGLGPGAFVNRTIQEVYEPGSVFKPLIMAAGIESGEVTPTTTFLEDGPVQVGSFTIRTALDKYNGIQTMTNVLETSSNVGMVFVALRLGKAVMHSFITDKYNFGDYTDIELDQEEQGKVLPRKDWSDAHLLTASFGQGLTVTPLQMARAWSALANGGVMMQPQIISEKDYPDGTKEIIEPAAVRRAISTDTATTITSMLVSSVERGVAHTAHIPGYKIAGKTGTSQIAGSDGKYETGEGSFVTSFAGYAPAYDPRFLILVKFDRPRYGTENTWGATTAAPVFREIMAFLLEYGNIPPEE
- a CDS encoding FAD-dependent oxidoreductase: MKTDFLVLGSGIAGISTALRLSTLGKVTVLTKGKEISGSSPLAQGGIAAGISTIDIRDHFQDTLFAGAHHNTTKAVEALALGAKEALDFLRRYGVSFSESLHREGGHSENRIWHVHDYTGKSIMKILLEAVRKNDHIFVQEETFVSDFLIRDGALFGVEAISKGEVQRFFASRVVLATGGAGQIYAETTSPLECTGDGIAMARRSGAEIKDMEFVQFHPTALSAEESPLFLLTEALRGEGAKLVTITGEEVCDPLLPRDEVSRSIFLSEQRGIPVYLDLREKPQSFWERHFPSVSERLSFYNINPEQEIVPILPAAHFFCGGVMTDLRGRTTLQKLSAVGEVACSGVHGANRLASNSLLEGLVFSRLIFEDFQEQVRKDKLHPPDDSGHFETRPFTPETREDTEIRKQIQRLCWKYLGIIRSPEGEEQAKEDLARLTPTGTETKNMLAVATFVAQAACQRKESLGCHFVTKKK